One genomic segment of Streptomyces sp. RKND-216 includes these proteins:
- the dxs gene encoding 1-deoxy-D-xylulose-5-phosphate synthase, whose product MALLTRITGPRDLDRLSPQQLEQLAEEIRTFLVDSVSRTGGHLGPNLGVVELTIALHRVYDSPRDKILFDTGHQSYVHKLLTGRQDFSKLRAQGGLSGYPSRAESAHDVIENSHASTVLGWADGLAKANEIRRTGDHVAAVIGDGALTGGMAWEALNNIADAKDRPLVIVVNDNERSYAPTIGGLANHLATLRTTDGYERFLARGKDVLNRTPVVGKPLYETLHGAKKGLKDLVAPQGMFEDLGLKYVGPIDGHDIEAVESALQRAKRFGGPVIVHVLTEKGRGYQPARQDEADQFHAVGVIHPDTGLPVKSSGADWTSVFGEEMVKLGREREDVVAITAAMMRPVGLHDFAQEFPERVFDVGIAEQHGAVSAAGLATGGLHPVFAVYATFLNRAFDQVLMDVALHKCGVTFVLDRAGVTGTDGASHNGMWDMSVLQCVPGLRLAAPRDAEQLRAQLREAVDVDDAPTVVRYSKGAVGPAVPAVDTAGGMDVLREPDTETADVLLISVGALAPMCLEIADHLDRQGISATVVDPRWVKPVDKALPELAAAHRVVVTVEDNSRAGGVGSAIAQALRDASVDVPLRDFGIPEKFLDHGSRGQVMAGIGLTAPDIARQVTGLVARLDGRFHDEAAVARD is encoded by the coding sequence GTGGCACTGCTGACCCGCATCACCGGACCGCGCGATCTGGACCGGCTCAGCCCGCAGCAGCTGGAGCAGCTGGCCGAGGAGATCCGGACGTTCCTCGTCGATTCGGTCTCCCGCACCGGCGGTCACCTCGGCCCCAACCTCGGCGTCGTGGAACTCACCATCGCGCTGCACCGGGTGTACGACTCCCCGCGCGACAAGATCCTCTTCGACACCGGACACCAGTCCTACGTGCACAAGCTGCTCACCGGGCGGCAGGACTTCTCCAAGCTGCGCGCCCAGGGCGGCCTCTCCGGCTATCCGTCGCGCGCCGAGTCCGCGCACGACGTCATCGAGAACAGCCACGCCTCGACCGTTCTCGGCTGGGCCGACGGTCTCGCCAAGGCCAACGAGATCCGCCGCACCGGCGACCACGTCGCCGCCGTCATCGGCGACGGGGCGCTGACCGGCGGCATGGCCTGGGAGGCGCTGAACAACATCGCCGACGCCAAGGACCGCCCGCTGGTCATCGTCGTCAACGACAACGAGCGCTCCTACGCGCCGACCATCGGCGGCCTCGCCAACCACCTCGCCACGCTGCGCACCACCGACGGCTACGAGCGTTTCCTCGCCCGCGGCAAGGACGTTCTCAACCGCACGCCCGTGGTGGGCAAGCCGCTGTACGAGACGCTGCACGGCGCGAAGAAGGGGCTCAAGGACCTCGTCGCGCCGCAGGGCATGTTCGAGGACCTGGGCCTGAAGTACGTCGGCCCCATCGACGGTCACGACATCGAGGCCGTCGAGTCGGCGCTGCAGCGTGCCAAGCGCTTCGGCGGGCCGGTGATCGTGCACGTGCTGACGGAGAAGGGCCGCGGCTACCAGCCCGCGCGTCAGGACGAGGCCGACCAGTTCCACGCGGTGGGCGTCATCCACCCCGACACCGGCCTGCCGGTGAAGTCCTCCGGCGCGGACTGGACCTCCGTCTTCGGCGAGGAGATGGTGAAGCTCGGCCGCGAACGCGAGGACGTCGTCGCCATCACCGCCGCGATGATGCGCCCGGTCGGCCTGCATGACTTCGCACAGGAGTTCCCCGAACGGGTCTTCGACGTCGGCATCGCCGAGCAGCACGGCGCGGTGTCCGCGGCCGGGCTGGCCACCGGCGGACTGCACCCCGTCTTCGCGGTGTACGCCACCTTCCTCAACCGGGCCTTCGACCAGGTGCTGATGGATGTCGCCCTGCACAAGTGCGGCGTCACCTTCGTCCTGGACCGGGCCGGGGTCACCGGCACGGACGGTGCGTCGCACAACGGCATGTGGGACATGTCAGTGCTCCAGTGCGTGCCCGGGCTGCGGCTCGCCGCGCCGCGCGACGCCGAGCAGCTGCGTGCGCAGCTGCGGGAGGCGGTGGACGTCGACGACGCACCGACCGTGGTCCGCTACTCCAAGGGCGCCGTCGGGCCCGCCGTCCCCGCCGTCGACACCGCCGGTGGCATGGACGTCCTGCGCGAGCCGGACACCGAGACCGCCGACGTGCTGCTGATCTCCGTCGGCGCGCTCGCCCCCATGTGCCTGGAGATCGCCGACCACCTGGACCGCCAGGGCATCTCCGCCACGGTGGTCGACCCGCGCTGGGTCAAGCCCGTCGACAAGGCGCTGCCGGAACTGGCCGCCGCCCACCGGGTGGTGGTCACCGTCGAGGACAACAGCCGTGCCGGCGGCGTCGGTTCCGCGATCGCGCAGGCGCTGCGGGATGCGTCGGTGGACGTGCCGCTGCGCGACTTCGGCATTCCGGAGAAGTTCCTCGACCACGGCTCGCGGGGCCAGGTGATGGCCGGCATCGGTCTCACCGCGCCCGACATCGCGCGTCAGGTCACCGGCCTCGTCGCACGCCTCGACGGCCGCTTCCACGACGAGGCGGCCGTCGCCCGGGACTAG
- a CDS encoding sugar ABC transporter permease, with amino-acid sequence MSDTTKPTVTKEKADGTPDSATEQAVDPRLLVRQQGFAGYLSDFKRRVRGGELGSIPVVIGLIVIAVIFQSLDPTFLSARSLSDISVYTAGLGIMAIGIVFVLLLGEIDLSVGSVAGVGAAMWAVLSVTHQLNDLLSVLIALVTGGLIGLLHGFFFAKVGVPAFVVTLAGFLGWSGLQIWMMGNEGSINTPSNSLVQDITGYYFSDKAAAYALALVAVGGYLFALLRDTRRRRTAGLPHRPVSEIALRTGVIAVIAFGAAYQLNEPAGARGLPLALLIFLIVLFVADFVSRRTTYGRQIFAVGGNAEAARRAGINVEKIRITVFGIAGMLAAFGGLFIASQQGGATKNLGAGNTLMNVIAAAVIGGTSLFGGRGKILSALLGALVIMSIQQGLNLLGMASEIQYMITGAVLLAAVVIDSVSRRTQKTAGRT; translated from the coding sequence GGTCCGCCAGCAGGGCTTCGCGGGCTACCTGAGCGACTTCAAGCGCCGGGTGCGCGGTGGTGAACTCGGCTCCATCCCGGTCGTCATCGGCCTGATCGTCATCGCCGTCATCTTCCAGTCGCTCGACCCCACCTTCCTCTCGGCGCGCAGCCTCAGCGACATCAGCGTCTACACCGCGGGCCTGGGCATCATGGCCATCGGCATCGTGTTCGTGCTGCTGCTCGGCGAGATCGACCTGTCGGTCGGCTCGGTGGCCGGCGTCGGCGCCGCGATGTGGGCGGTGCTCAGCGTCACCCACCAGCTGAACGACCTGCTGTCCGTACTGATCGCGCTGGTCACCGGTGGTCTCATCGGCCTGCTGCACGGGTTCTTTTTCGCCAAGGTCGGCGTCCCCGCGTTCGTCGTCACCCTCGCCGGCTTCCTCGGCTGGAGCGGCCTGCAGATCTGGATGATGGGCAACGAGGGCAGCATCAACACGCCCTCGAACAGCCTCGTCCAGGACATCACCGGCTATTACTTCAGCGACAAGGCCGCGGCCTACGCGCTGGCCCTCGTCGCCGTCGGCGGCTACCTCTTCGCACTGCTGCGCGACACCCGCCGCCGCCGTACCGCCGGCCTGCCGCACCGGCCGGTCAGCGAGATCGCACTGCGCACCGGAGTCATCGCCGTCATCGCCTTCGGCGCGGCCTACCAGCTCAACGAGCCGGCCGGGGCGCGCGGCCTTCCGCTGGCGCTGCTGATCTTCCTGATCGTCCTCTTCGTCGCGGACTTCGTCTCCCGCCGCACCACCTACGGCCGGCAGATCTTCGCCGTCGGCGGCAACGCGGAGGCCGCCCGGAGGGCGGGCATCAACGTGGAGAAGATCCGCATCACGGTGTTCGGCATCGCCGGCATGCTCGCGGCCTTCGGCGGTCTCTTCATCGCCAGCCAGCAGGGCGGCGCCACCAAGAACCTCGGTGCCGGCAACACCCTGATGAACGTGATCGCCGCCGCCGTCATCGGCGGCACCAGCCTCTTCGGCGGCCGCGGCAAGATCCTCTCCGCGCTGCTCGGTGCCCTGGTGATCATGTCCATCCAGCAGGGGCTGAACCTGCTCGGCATGGCCAGCGAGATCCAGTACATGATCACCGGCGCGGTGCTGCTGGCCGCCGTCGTGATCGACTCCGTCTCCCGCCGCACGCAGAAGACCGCAGGACGCACCTGA